The genomic segment AAGGATAATGCAGGAAACTGCACAATTATCAATGGAGAATCCTGGGCGACAGTAACATTAGATTGAGTCCTTCTAAGCCACTGCGGTCTGCTATGAACGCCTTCCATCTCTTCAATTTCAAACGTGCTACAGACGGCCTTGGTCGAGTCCATTTAGAAAAGTgggaaaatgtaaaatgttgttcaTATTGTAGTAACGGCAAGTGATCAGTGAGTGTCTATTTATATTACAAAACCAGACCTATTTTTCACCCTTTCAGAACAATCTGCAGCACTGAAGAGAGCAGGTGGCCGCTGTGTCCTCGTGATGCAGGCTGTGCCGAGCAGGTAAAATTCCACACATCTGTTGCAGGCTGTCGAGAAGACACATCTGGATCATTAATAACTTGAAGGTAATGGGTTATTATTTACAAAGGgcgtatttacagtacatacgaagcaaatgtgcaaaagaaagtataaaaatagtaaacaagaggataaaatatattaacataAGTTGTAAAAATCAGCAGTCTTGCCTCTTTCTATATATGCACATGTCTTTTACCAGTATTAGCTATCATACTGTAGGCAGTGAGGACAGTCTCATCAAAGTCCATAGCAGATTCCCAGCTGCACCCCGAGAAATGTTACATTTGGCTTTATGAGTTATGAGAGCCATAAAAGAACTGCTGAATGTACATAATACAGGTATGTCTCCTATAATTTGGGCTACCTCTGATCCTCTCTTCCTTTTTGCTCCTAATGCTTAAATGACTGATTACACAGCAGTCAGGCTGAAAGCATAACGCAGTCAGAAATCGCAAGACAGCTCTGTACAAGCCCCGGCGACGCCCCCCGCCCAGCGGCCCGGCTCTGGGAATCCTTAGCTTGCCCGCTCACAAAGAGAACCGCCGGAGTCCGGGGAGTCACTGTCCACCTGCTCCGTGAGCTTCAGGATCACGATCTTTTTCTGCAGGAGCTTCACCACGCCAGCTTTCCCGTTCTCCTTGGCCAGCTGCAGGGGAGTCTGGGACCTGGCGTCCTGGCAGCTGTCGGACGCCCCATGGGAGAGCAGGGCGCCGACGACGGGCGCGTGGCCCTCCCGGGCTGCCAGGTGCAAGGGGGTGGAGCCCTGCCCGTCCGCCAGGTTGACACTTCCTGGGCAGTGGAGGAGGAGTTCGTTTACGACGTCGCAATGGCCCTTCCCCGCCGCCAGGTGGCAGGGGGACTGCTGGGCATGGTCCGTGCAGCAGGGGTCAGCTTTCGCCTCGATCAGCATTTTGACGGTGGGCAGATGCCCGAACAGGGAGGCCAAGTGCAGGGCAGTGCAGCCGGCCACAGTCCTGGCTTCGATGTCGGCCTTGTGCTTGACGAGGAGCCTGGTGGTGCTGGTGTGCCCGGTCTCGGCCGCCACGTGCAGCGGCGTGTGCAGGGAGGCCGAGGTCACGTGGACGTTGGCCCCCAGCTCGATGAGGATGCGTGCCACCCTGTACTGGCCCCTCTGCGAGGCCAGGTGCAGGGGGGTCCTGCCGTCGGAGGTCTGGCTGTCCACGTTGGCGCTAGCCTGCTTCACCAGCAGCTTGACGATGGACAGGTGGCCCTGCCAGGCGGCGAAGTGCAGCGGCGTCCAGTTGTCCTTCCCCCGGACGTGGACGTCGGCCCCCCGGCTCAGCAGGACCCGCACCACGTTCTCCTGGCCGTGCTGGCAGGCGATGTGGGAGGGCGTCCTGCCCTCGAAGTCGACCTCGTTGATGGAGGCGTTCTTGTCCAGCAGCTGCCTCGCGATGGTCTCGTCCCCGTTCTGCGCGGCGAAGTGCAGCGGGGTGTACTGGTCCTCGTCCTTGGCGTTGACGTTGGTCTTCCGGCCCAGGAGCAGCTCGGAGATGTTCTTCAGCTTCTTCTCCACTGCCAGGTGCAGCGGCGTGGAGCCCCTCTTGTTGGCCAGGTTGGGGTTGGCGTTGCTGAGCAGCAGGAACTTGACGGCCTCTTCGTTGGAGAGCAGAACCGCGTAGTGCAGGAGGCTGGAGCCCCCCTCCAGCAGCAGATCCACGTCCTGCGGCTGCAGGATCTTCATCAGCTTGGCGATGTCCTCTGTCCTGATGGCCTCGCACAGCTTCTTCTTCTGCACGTCCAGGGTGCCCGAGTCTGCAGGCAGAAGGAGGAGAATCATGAGATACTCAAAGCAGCTGCACATCTGTGCTCTCCCTGATATTACAGACGGACTAACGTCTGATTGCAGGCTTCCAGCCGGAATTtcactcatattttaattgcttttgctATTGGGTTTTTCTGATGCAGTCAGAACATACAAAATGACCCAAGgacaacaaaagcaaaaaggCTTTATGGATATGATAAGCTCATACAGAGATTTCTATAACAGTATGAGAACCGAAATATTTTATCACCAGTTACCATCACAGAgtgagatacacacacacaaggtTTCAGAGTGTTTTAGGTAGATTCTTCTTTGTCCACTTCACGTCATTgtgttaaagaaataaaaaagcggACATCTTGAATGTGTAGACAAGTCCGAAACCGAATCAAACAAGTTACGCTCAAGCTTTACAATGCTCTAGTAAGAGCTCATTTAGAATACCGGTTTCAGTTTTGGCCAACATCCCACGTTAAATCTACAAGGTCTGTCCGGCCATTTCTTTACTGTGCTGCTGTACTACCAAACGAGCAAGGTGGCCTGAAGACGCAACCTGGATTACGTTCTGACGAGATCAGGGCTGCATTCTTACCTCCAGCAGCATTTTCCTTTTCGAAGGACAGGGAGATGGAGCCCTGGGAGGAGAAGGCCGAGTCGACCGACGAGATCCCCGACAACCTCTTGCTGGTGTTCTCTTTGGAATGGCCGCAGTCCTCCTTGACCCGGTCGAAGCTCTGTGAAATCCCCGAGTCGATCTGACTCAGCAGTTCCGACAGGCTGTAGTCCTTCTCGGTCAGGGCGGTGGACTTCGGCCTGCTCTGCTGcaccttggggggggggggagaaaagagacaaacaaaagacaaaaaacgACATGCGATGGGAACACAAGACAAGACATCTGTGCTTTGGAAGGGGAACACTGTGAAGCTCTTAGCCAACAAAGCGATTGTTGATGTTTGCTGGAGACTGGTGTGAAAGGCTTTGGCTCGTGGCAGTGTGCAAGGAAGAATAGCACCCCCCAAAGTCAGACACATTTTGTCAAGAAGCAGGCTGAAAAACCAGTTCAGGCAGATACCATAATAAAGACTGATGTTAGTCACTAGGGGCACAGAAGTGTTCCGTGTAGCTGTGAAGAGCTGTGCTGGCGTACACAGGGATCTGTACCTGCTGGATATA from the Lepisosteus oculatus isolate fLepOcu1 chromosome 5, fLepOcu1.hap2, whole genome shotgun sequence genome contains:
- the ripk4 gene encoding receptor-interacting serine/threonine-protein kinase 4 produces the protein MERPESSHGPGIMGLLKTFDSSEFGSWEKIGSGGFGQVYKVRHVQWKTWLAIKCPPSLHVDEKERSELLEEARKMEVAKFRYVLPVYGICSDPVGLVMEYMETGSLETLLASEPLPWELRFRIIHETAVGMNFLHCMSPPLLHLDLKPANILLDAHYHVKISDFGLARWNGLSRADDISRDGFCGTIAYLPPERIMEKDRDSDTKHDVYSFSIVIWGILTQKKPYAEENNILHIMVKVVKGMRPELTAVPRSRPPACAGFMALMQRCWQESPRARPSFEEITSEAEELCTKPQEETKDLVPEAEASPNHRQDYIQQVQQSRPKSTALTEKDYSLSELLSQIDSGISQSFDRVKEDCGHSKENTSKRLSGISSVDSAFSSQGSISLSFEKENAAGDSGTLDVQKKKLCEAIRTEDIAKLMKILQPQDVDLLLEGGSSLLHYAVLLSNEEAVKFLLLSNANPNLANKRGSTPLHLAVEKKLKNISELLLGRKTNVNAKDEDQYTPLHFAAQNGDETIARQLLDKNASINEVDFEGRTPSHIACQHGQENVVRVLLSRGADVHVRGKDNWTPLHFAAWQGHLSIVKLLVKQASANVDSQTSDGRTPLHLASQRGQYRVARILIELGANVHVTSASLHTPLHVAAETGHTSTTRLLVKHKADIEARTVAGCTALHLASLFGHLPTVKMLIEAKADPCCTDHAQQSPCHLAAGKGHCDVVNELLLHCPGSVNLADGQGSTPLHLAAREGHAPVVGALLSHGASDSCQDARSQTPLQLAKENGKAGVVKLLQKKIVILKLTEQVDSDSPDSGGSLCERAS